In a genomic window of Plasmodium gaboni strain SY75 chromosome Unknown, whole genome shotgun sequence:
- a CDS encoding exported protein (PHISTa-like) has translation NLKERPSDEDLHNIWNHVLGICKEGFQDMIKELALYIEDYLLTYEYQRYHHFPGRKPISVGTKYRTWKKSMHDIGVALSSTDVENTLKFFSLIKDGATIDEMKNFIYSFVDYYSTLKIDLFNKQMDIFTERMNNTKRLTI, from the coding sequence ataatttaaaagaacGTCCATCTGATGAAGATCTTCATAACATATGGAATCATGTTTTGGGTATATGTAAAGAAGGATTTCAAGATATGATAAAAGAATTAGCTCTTTATATAGAAGATTATTTACTTACATATGAATATCAACGCTATCATCATTTTCCAGGTAGGAAACCTATAAGTGTAGGAACTAAATACCGTACATGGAAAAAATCAATGCATGATATTGGAGTTGCACTATCATCTACAGATGTTGAAAATACACTTAAGTTTTTTAGTTTAATTAAAGATGGAGCAACAATTGATGAAATGAAAAactttatttattcatttgtAGATTATTACAGTACATTAAAAAttgatttatttaataaacaAATGGACATATTTACAGAAAGGATGAATAATACCAAAAGATTAACTATTtag